TAGAAATTAAAATTCCTCAAATTGGGTGTACTTGGTGAGGTGCTTTTTGTTTTAAGTCAATCAGTTATGGTTTTGTATAGAGTTTATTAAGTCAGCAAGTAAAAGTCTTTTGACAGGCTATAGTAGCAAGCAGAACCCCTAAAATACCATACCCACAGTACACTCCATCTATTACTAATAATATTGAAGAATGAATTGCATTAAATCATGAACACATTAAAGAATAAAAGGAATATAGTGAAACCTGTGCTAATTTAAGTTCAGGAAATATTATCTATATAACGTGTGGTAGAATAAGCCCTCCCAAACATGAAACAGTTGAAACATTCAAGACCCTATTGTGAAGTGCTTACAAAGTCATTTTTGTGAGgaataaaatagctttaaaagtataacaaaaaaaaacaaaaacaactgtatTGCAGTGAGGAGCAGTTACAACACTTTTATTCTCTGAAAATTTGCTGTTGCTTCCATGTTATGATGCATTTTTACTGTGACAACCCTTccaagaaaatgcatttaacaaacCATATTTTAACAGTGTGAAACATTCTGAGGTTTAATGGGTAGTGAAGTATTTTATTTATCACTCAATGATATGTGCAGAGCATTTATTGTCTATTTCCATAACCATAGCTTGAACTGCATGGAATGGAACCTGCTCCCTCCTGCGACAAAAACCATGATAGATGAGACATCTGTAATCAAAGGCTGTTTCCTGGGAGATCCTTCACATGACTATGAACATATAGAGACGAGGAAGGATGAGGACGGACATGAGGCTCAGGAAGAGGAAATTACtgtaagtacaaaataaaaagaccAGATAACCAGCTTCAGCACCTTAAGTTGTGTGACTGACAGTGGGACATTGTAGTTGTACTGAGCTTTCATTGGGTACATTTTGAAGCTGCTTTTTCCTGTATGACAAACAAGAAAGTAAATGGTTAATGGTTCAGAATTAAAATCTTTTTCTAGTTATTTGTTGGTAGCCTTGGGCATTCCAAGTCATAAAAAACTGCACATATATAAATAGTATTTTGCATGTCTGCAAAACTGTATTCTAATTACATGTCTAACACTGATTGTGTTGTTAAAGAATGAAACAATTTGCAATCTTTTACACTGTATTACCTAAATAACCTGTTATATGGGTACTTACAGGTACAAATTAACCGTAAGTATACCGTAAATTATACAATGTTTGTTGCAACACTATCAAATgtaaaaatgcaatttatttttaaataaatactttttttcaggtaaaaattAAAGAAGAACAGCGGCTTGCAGCTGCCATATCACTGATAGACAAAGAGGCAGCAGTAGTTCCAAGAGGAGCGTATATCAAGACTCCACACGGTCTTGTCCACACCAACAGAAGTTTTGAAGGTACAGTAGATTTGGAATTTAGCTTTCAGATCTATGTTATCTGGCATTCCTTTTTTTTGGAATCagtaattattttttctcattttctccacaatttggaaagcccaattatttatatttcaacccggctcaccgctgccacccccgtgcTAACTCGGAcggacacacgtgtcctccgaaacatgtgccgtcagccgtctgcttcttttcactctgcaggccagCAAttcagccacctcagagctacagcgtcagaagACCATGCAGCTCCGGGCAatttacaggcaggcccgcaggcgcccggccagcctacaggggtcgctggtgcgcggtgagccaaggacaccctggccgaccgaagccctccccacctgggcggcgctcggccaattgtgcgctgccccctgggagctcccgtccaagTTGGCAGTGttatagcctggactcgaatctccaggctatagggcgcatcctgcactccatgcggagtgcctttactgggtgCGCTACTCATTAGCCCCCCGTTATCTGGCATTCTTATGGTCAagattcatttaaatatttgtataataatatatCCCAGTGGATATGTGTTTTACTGCTGTAGATACCACTAAAAACATGTATTGCTATATGGGGGGATTGACCTAAACATTTCCATTATTATTGTTTAGGTCTGTCTGTATCAGATGCAGGGAAGCTAAGCTCATATTTCCACTTTGCTGAACCTGTTCACCTTAAGCAGAAATCCCTTCTGGAAAAAGCTGACTTGGATCCATCAATTGACTTCATGGATTCACTGGAGAATGATATACCAAAAGGTAATGATTAAAcaatataggggcagcagtgtggagtagtggttagggctctggacttttgaccagagggtcgtgggttcaatccctggtggggacactgctgctgtacccttgagcaaggtactttacctacattgctccagtaaaaactcaactgtatgaatgggtaattgtatgtaaaaataatatgatatcttgtaacaattgtaagtcgccctagataagggcgtctgctaagaaataaataacaataataataataataataatatggattaTTTAATGACACACAACAGTGCTTCTGCAGATTAACCAGGTTGTCACCTAATATCAGTGTTTCTGAATTCTAATATGGATTGATGATTCTACCCCACAAGAGGATGTAAAGTTTTATATGATGGTCATaatcaaaacaattaaattgGCAAACATTTCAATTTTGCTAGTTCACTATATACATTGTGTGTAAGATGTTTGTTATATGAGAGATGTCACagaatttaatttagtttaaatttaaatcaTACTTCAGCTACTGACTGTACTGTGTCACTGTGCCTGTTGCACAACAGtagcacaaaaaaacaatgaggaaaataaacaaagtaataaTTTAAGTTTAAAAAGCAAGATATGATCAGATAAGTAGGGAATGGGATCAAGGCAAATACCAGTATGTGCCTGCTGAATTCTACATTAGAAACAGAGAAATTACACATATCTTTCTATGTTTCAAGTCAAAATGACGTTATACTTTTGGTATTAGGGTGTTTAAAAAGCTGTGAAAAGACCACATTTGTTCCAGAGCATTTTTACAAATGTAATGCAATTGCATCCAAATCTTATATACTACAGTATATCACTGagatatgttattatttttgttttttcaaaaaatacaactttttaatTGTACGGCTGTATAAATACAAAGATAAAGTTGTTCAAGCACATTGTGATCCCGGGAACTTTAAACTTAGTTTTTTAAGTAAGTTAAGTTGAACACTgcattttaaactatgtcatatTTGTACTATACAAATATATTGGTTACCATGTAAAACAATTCAAACAATACAGCAATGATAACATAGGGTGAATCTAAACTTTTGTGTTGCTAAAAATGAAGTATACATATTTGGGAAACGTGCTTAAAGGACAAggagtgttgaaaaaaaaatgtatgtgtggggaaaaaaataaacaataaaaaatatgtaatttggaGATTTTGTATATCCAGTATTCTAGTAAactgtaaatataaatgtagGAAGTAGTGGTATAACTCCACTTCTTTCAATTTGAAAGGCTCAGAGCCATTTAAGCAATTGGACAATTAAATCTACCAAGCAAGCATATCACAGACAGGAAACAAGCTGATTAAATTAACATAGAGCACTCCCTGGGTTAATTATTTAGATCAATTTAATCCTTTTCTACCCTTAAAAGTGGTTCACAGATATGTTTTGTGTCATAATACTGGATTGTAAACTGAGATACTACAGTATGCATTTTCTGTTGGTTTTCATTGTATTCATTGTTCAGAAGATGGCAGATAATGGTCTGTGTCCAAGCAGTACTTGCAGGTAGTACTAATTGGAACTGTCCTGTGTCATCCATCAATCTAGCTGAGGGCGAAATTGTGAATCTGCCAGAAGCTGCTGGTTCTGTGTGAGATTTGTGGTGGCAGCTCTACCCCCAACCTGGTCCCCTGGGGATGGgtgattattttgtttcatttacaAGGAATAGACAAGACATAGCATCAAAGCAATGCCAGCAGTCAAGATTTATTACCTATTTCTAGGTCTCTCTAGGACCCTAAATGAGCTTGCAGACCAGGACATAAATCTTTATTGGACCAGAAAACACAATATACAGACACTGCAGTAACATTCCATGATGTGATTTTGCACTGTAACTGAACATTACTACAGCTGACCTTCGAAAAACATATTTTCTGTAATTAATTAAAGTTCAGTATTAAGTCCCCGATCACAGTAACAGAGTTGCAGGTTTACTGTTCTTTTCTTACAGCTAAACTCAGTGATAATAAAACAGATTGTTTCAGGTCTTTTATTCTGCAGAATGTTGATCCTATAATTGGAGGTATACGAAAACAAACGTGATTAGAAAATACCTCTTTTGCGACTTTTATTTAATGGGAGTAGGACTGAAAAACATGCTTAAACATTTAACAGCAACCTGTAAATGGCAGTAAAATCAGTATGGTTTGGTAAATGGGTTTGAATGTCTTCCAaattacagtattattgttgAGCTGAGATAACTCAGTGCTGTTTAGGTTGTTGCTATAACACTGTATAAAGTTACTTATAGATGTGTTGGCTTGACATTTCTTCCACATCATTGACACACATTTCCCAACCGTCCTGTACAATCACGCAGTATATGGGTGTGCAGAAAGTTTGGGATCTGTATCCCAACAGGAGTTTGCCAATTTATGTTCAAgccaattaaaatatattattattattattattattattattattattattattattattattattattattattattattattattattatttaggccTATATCATATAAAATAGTGGACAAAGAGGGAGGTTATACTTTTTAGTAGTGTCCAGGATAAATCATTGCTATCAAACCATGAGCCTATTGGGAAAAGAAACTGGCcattttttgtttatatgttagTAGAACataaaatatgtagttttatcaCAAGTTAATAccatggtgtggcaaagtggtagttagtgcgcaggtgtagagcaggtgcagtgcaggtgcagtaattCAATGatacagacagacaacaaagtacgggtgaaattatttatttataatctaatggtctgatgaccaagcAGTACATAATAGTGGGCTGGCAATACACGGTCACAAGACCAaagtgagtgctgcagtgcttgtggtgaagtacaatttattaCGTGATACAATGGTGTAGTGATTTTCGGGTTTTTGTGCTGGCcctaagcgacagctccggaacgtgttagctgtcaaatcttaaacaaacaaacaaacaaacaggttttagacagactgaacaaacaaacaaaacactcacggttctttcTTATACTGAACCTTCCAGGTTTAGcgtaaccatacaaaggaacggacacatcactacgtccccttatataccatcaacaatgaccccttggttaacgagtgcaaccgttCCTCCAGTCCGCGGATACCACaccgtttcccttccgggtcaatgatttagtgtaccgtagttccgccccctttctagatggctgacttctgccgaaccctgggaatgaattatcaggccatccagtccagggtactctgttcccgttacacagcaccctcacaggtctaacaacaagaatcattctttctctgtcacacatgGATAAATATCTTATTATATCTCTATCAAGTATGCATTGAACTAGGCCACAGGCATTTACTTTGGCTATGGTCAAAATAAGTGGTTCTGTAGATTTTCTTGTACTCCTAATACAAGGCGGTGATAGTGTGTATTGCCAATTAAccatatatgtaaaataatatatattttaatacccTTGCATCAGGATGCATATAAAGGGTAGAATTGGAAATAAAGTTTGAAATTAgtctacatttttgaaaaaaaaatactggttcaTGAACCTCATAAAACTGTTGGTGAAATAAAGATAACTTGTATAACTATTAGTTAAAGCGGTACAATAGGTTGCTAATTATTAGGATAGAATAATAttgcgtgcattttggtagaaaaacagtacaaaatgcagataaacttgacaggttatacacaagtcccTTTAACAAATCTGGGCCAAaatggggctactaggagcacattggcccggtcctgcctgatttccTGCAGGTCACACGATGGAGACtgggacactgtcaataggcgggCGCAGTTCAATTcagaaaaaccctgctgttgaaccaggcctgcagagggcgcatgtgcaggagacccaaCAGAAAGGTCTGGGAAGCtactgccatcaggcccagaagttaaatggcaagacacagaactctgttccctgaaaggcgaaccacaggtacttcctgtgcgctgctTTTATGAGGATGTGGAAATAGGCCCCTTTGAGGTCCACCATGTTGAACCAGTCACCtagcctgattgactgcaacagctgctgcattgtcaacattttgaacctccttcagctcagatacaggttgacctgtctgaggtcgaggattagTCTGATCATGCAAATAGCCTATTTTTGCAGCAGGGCTTCTACTTCCTGAGACACCAGAGCAGCACGCTGTGGGTCCCTGACTGATGTTGTCGTCATGACCTGAAAAGGAGGGGACCATACTTGAATTGCAGCGACTAGCCGGTTTGAACAGtggtaagcacccagatgtctgtggtgcactgacaccACAATAGTCCACATGGCcccctgagaaggggccctgggccaCTGACACCACAATAGTCCACATGGCcccctgagaaggggccctgggcctgtggcagcaaaatcctagggctgctgcttagCCTGTGGCTTCTGTCTGTGCACAGGGTGGCGGAACCTATTACAGCCTCTGCGGCGAGGAGCCACGGGCCGGTTCTGAACATCACCTCTGGCAGCGGGCGCAGCCGGCTGTGCcagtctttgaggctgctgggacTTAGGGCGCCAGTTTGCCGCTGACTTACGTACTGGAGGTGGTTGCTTAGTGGATTCCTGCACACGGTGAGAGCGCTGCGGCATGTCATCCACCGCGGGGCCGAACTCATGCCCTGGAGGTCAGGGTCGGCCTCAAGGCAAGGCGAGCGAGGCAGCCGCCTAGGGCCCCCACACTCAACTGGACTGCCGTGAGATTTAATGTTCTGCGTGATTTAGTGCTTGTTACGTGTGCTCAAAACACTTTAGCTGCAGCTCATCATGTCGGCACCTCACAAGTATGAGTCCTATGAAAATGCTGCAGTACGTGCATGAAAACATATTAGCCGACATCTTCCCCAACACCTTAACCACATTGCGTATACTTCTGATCATTCCAACGACGGTTGCTTCTGGTGAGCGCAGCTTTTCCACTTGATcaagacatattattattattaattagcatacacccttatccagggcgacttacaattgttacaagatatcacattatttttagatacaatgacattattttttacacattatttttacatacaattacccatttatacagttgggtttttactggagcaatctaggtaaagtaccttgtccaagggtacagcagcagtgtcccccacctgggattgaacccacgaccctctggtcaagagtccagagccctaaccactactccacactgctgccctacagtggctctcaaaagtattcaccccccttggacttttcaatattttattgtgttacaacatgttACAAtctaaattgatttaattaggagtttttgccactgatcaacacaaaaaagtccataatgtcaaagtgaaaaataaaatctacaaattgttctaaattaattacaaatataaaacagaaaataattgattgtataagtattcaccccctttgctatgacacacctaaatacgctctggtgcaaccaattgtttTTAGAAGTcatataattagttgaatggagtccacctgtgtgcaattaaggtgtttcacatgatttcaggttaaatacacctgtctctgggaggtccctcagttggttagtacatttcctaacaaaaactacatcataaaGATTGACTCAAAAAAAGCGAAGTTCCCAAGAACTTAGAATACTCCAATTTGATAAAGGACTTTGCTGCCGCTAAagatagaaaaatgtatttgtaatttatgttGTTACGTAATTTAGaacgtaaaataaaaaataaagaaaaagtatttgataatgcccaggggttcatttgaaaaatgtttttgtaaaaacTGATATTGCACACAGagggcctgattttcagaaggcaCATTTTTTGAGAGAAAATAGAGGTTGCAATGCATTTgcacagcaattttttttgccaCCTAATTGTACGTCTTTATTTTCTACAGGGGCAGGTTAATTTATCCTACTCGCAAATTGCCTTTTGTGACTTCTGCTTATGACTGATTCAGTTGAAACGGCAATTGATTTTCAAGTTCCTTAACGAGCCAATTAGTGACATTTCAATAGTCTGGACTTCCATTTAAGTGGAAAACAACGAGGCAGCACACATGTCGTCTCAacaatgggaaaaaaagaaaggaaaaataaattctTAGCCACTCAAGTTGAGCTTTTGCACGATGAGATTTTAGCACATCAAACAGTTCTTTTTGACAAAAGGAGccactgctaaatttaaaatacagaaggatataactgaaaaaataaatgcaaccttttccttaaaaaggtaaaataaagaagtccaaaaaagattctgggacctaaagcacagaacagcagttgtgatgcagagttcaacttctagtctctgtaagttgctttggataaaagcgtctgctaaatgactaaacaataataataataataataataataataataataataatacagcgtgccaatagaaaaaaaaaatccttagttTATTGCAATATAACAATGTATGTTTCTGTATGTTTGTGACCAATCATAATacaaatgttaaacattaatatgcgtttgttacatatgttttagaatggtcatatgttaattatgtatttaatataaaattagcCAGCCTCCACTTAGAAGCCCATTCGAATTTTCTGAACAAGGCACTGTTCTCCACGATAAATGAGTTGTGGCATGAGCCAGGGTACTCGGCAACTACATCAGTGATAATACATTGAGCACAGAACTTGCACAgttaaagaatgatgatgttttctgttttagaAAGCAATTAATTCCTTGAATCAGGGGATATTGCAACATGTTTAATCACCTAGCACATTTGGGAAGCCAGACAACTGATAACATTTGTGTTTGGTTCTTTTTTGTTCCACATCTCCAATTGGAAATATTATATTCTCCCTTGCCCTATGgaaaagtgcatctgtgacatcagtcagtatCTTTGACATAGAAGACTGACAGATGCCTGATCTGTCTCCAGCTGTTGTCTGGATGGCACCCTTTGCATGAAAATTAAGGGCTGTTGTAACCTTTCCAGGTACAGGTATGGTGTGACTGCGAgctgtttgtgattctaaatcaGACAGCTCATACAGCTCTGTTATTGTGCCTATATCCATTCTGTATCTATGCATTGTATTGGAGTTAGATCTAGAAATGTCTGATGGGGACGAACTATTCTGAGTTTAGGGTAGGGTCATTTTTtcctcctcccttccctctcgTGGTGCAGTCTCAGTTTAAATAAGACACAAGAGGGGTTGTGTCTTAGTTAGCGAGTGTATTTTGGTGTACTATGTGGGCACATCAGCGTTTTGCTCCTTTTGAAAATAAGACGGGATTTGCAAAATAGAACTAATTACGGACTTCaattgcttaacaagctgtaatgcgAGTGCATTTTCATAGTGCACACCCTGAAATGCCATTgtcaaaaaatgattttttttgttattatttttatttatttatgccatGTTATTCTTGCCACTGCCCTGTCAGAACCCACTTATAGTcgggcattacagtatttttcaatagtTAATACCTGgtatgtttgaagtagactggaattctgagtgctttgaagttgtgaattatataaaatgattgTCTAACAAACTAACTGAAACAAGTActattcattaacattttaatatccttaatattatttatatataaccaTATCTTAACATTTGCAATGGTGATTctaaaaagctgtcaccaaaacagcaTCGAGATACTGTGCTTGTAACTGCAAGCAACAACAAACCGAAGTGAGTATCTTGgtcctgcacagtgctgctgaaCACCACGTTACTGACAGGACTGCGTGcagtatctgtaaaaaaaaaaaaaaaaaaacacaacgagaaagactttctcaacaaaaaacagtaattaaacaattacataaataatataaaacatcttGTATTGtgctaaaaagcaaaaacaagaaataaaataagctccAGTCAGAGCTATGCAGCCCAAGGGCAGAGCacagtcagccgacttatgttgctggatccctgggaaggagctaGTCAAGCTGCGGGCTTCACATGGAGCACAAGGCCACAGTGGGACGTAactagcaacaggctgtagtgcacacaatacaTATAGAAAATTATTATAAGGATTAGTTTAactatcacatataatttgtgtaaaacacaaaaaatgctaAACATATACAGATagaagtacttatctgaacaaggctctccaaTCAGGTAAGTCTTGAAAGGAAAAGtggcgctgagatctgtgagcacagtcCTTTTGATACCTCGGGGGCATAagagctttggtatacaattttcaggattcgggtctttaggaggtaaatacccattcagtaatggttacatttcatacttgaaagagAACCTGGATCAGTTTGTGTTCCACATAAATTTGACttcacaataataatacatttctgttGATAGTATTTATGTTTGTGGGTggcataatttatataaaaaagctaCTCTGGTAACAAATGGAGCATATCATTTATTCAGTCTTGGGGATTTTTTCTGTGCCTTTTAGATGAGAAAATGTCTTCTTTCAGCCCTTTTCAACATCTCTTCATAAAGTATAAAAAGCTGtttggaaaatgtttattttggcaaCCATGGATACCACTGTCTTCATATTTGTGTAGTCTAATCATTAATACACTCATTCTTTATTTAGCACATTTAGTGCACTTACTGATAATACTATAAATACATTACAATGTTTAAAGGGAAATATGATTTTCCAAGAAACCCTTCAAAGGCATAATGTCATAATGTAGCTAAGATTATCATTTCCAGATATTGAAGTCT
This sequence is a window from Acipenser ruthenus chromosome 6, fAciRut3.2 maternal haplotype, whole genome shotgun sequence. Protein-coding genes within it:
- the rsph9 gene encoding radial spoke head protein 9 homolog, with product MDFRSLHFSLDLVAGSGLVLSPEQKATLQTSLVILKRHYKFTRVVFWGKILGIKADYYIAQGIGHDEISDKKTLYSLNCMEWNLLPPATKTMIDETSVIKGCFLGDPSHDYEHIETRKDEDGHEAQEEEITVKIKEEQRLAAAISLIDKEAAVVPRGAYIKTPHGLVHTNRSFEGLSVSDAGKLSSYFHFAEPVHLKQKSLLEKADLDPSIDFMDSLENDIPKGSWSLQFEKCSSVLVLRSLLWCGLTFYHIPMTPQHGYIYMGTGLKNIDLPFML